In the Ctenopharyngodon idella isolate HZGC_01 chromosome 21, HZGC01, whole genome shotgun sequence genome, TGAGCCAACCATTGCCCCGGAGCCCGAGCCCCACAGAGGGTCTGACCAGGAGCCAACAATAGAGCGCATTGCCGTGGAGTACAAGGGCATGGAGGAAAGCCCCGCCCAGACTCCCGCTGCTGAGAGTGAGCTGCAACTGGCCTCTTTATTTGGTATGAGGATCCCCTGGCTCCACCTCCAGCCGCCGAGCCCATCGCTCCATCTCGGCTCGTCAACCTATCGGCTTCGCCTTGGCTCCATCCGGGAACATTGCCCTTATGGCACCACCGGGGCTCCCTCGCCCCTCCGGCTTCGCCTTGGTCAGACGATTgcgttattttacatgtgcgtaagcaatgcttctattgcttgtttctgcttcttcttcgcctgtgttttgatccagagattctgctctctttcagaagatgtgtaacagCGACCTCTatcgtataacagtgaaaacacggatTGCTGGTAGCATAATTGGTATCATTGTTCTCAGTATGACTCAATGATTGTATCATAttagtttaattaaattagGCAACATTAATCtaaagctattagcattttttagctcatttcattataaattttgaccacaaggtggcaaaGTTGCAAAACTTTTTTAGTACCTTCAGGGCATGGTGCCGATGACACACACActaatgcatttgtaaaatacagcatttcatgacaaaattcaaaatggctgacatAGATAAAATGGGAATCATTCGACTCGGGATGCTGCCTGAATCAAAAGAGACcagttttatgatttttggccAAACAATTCAGAAGTTATAGCTATAAGctaaaatagccattttttaaTATCTCctgaccaataggtggcgctgtgcaAATAGCTTCAGGTCATACTTGTGATGTCATCTACCAAGACTCTCAATATGCTAGTAATTAACAACTAATAAATAATACCATGAATGGATAATGAAATAAAGTGCACAAAATTGATACATGCAAGAGATTGAGTTACTGTTGCAGTTACATGTTATCTTATAGAAAGAAAAACTGTTGTTTCTTTGGTCTAATAAGGTGAAAACCCTTTTTCTGACTCTGAATTcaacaaataaatgcacattAGAAAATCATTACACTAATGCCAAGGTTTCTGGAAAAAGGTTTGGTAAAGTCAGTAGCGTTGGTGACCAATACGTAAACCACGCAGTTGCAAATGGCCCCGCAGGCTTGGGGCCCCCTGCTGGCCAAAAGCACTCAATTCATGACTCGTTTTGATATCATTTATTTCCGGGTGGTACGGATAAGtagaaataaacaattattaagCACACATATCCAAGAGGCACTCAAAATAGaagaaaaacaagagagaagAAATCCAATACTGAAAGTTTGACAAAACATACTTTCTTTTTCGccgaaaaataaaaatgaaaactgaacaaGCTGTGCCCGCACCTGCATGTTTGCCGGCAACTGGTTTGTGAATTGAAAATCGACAATcgattgagttctcttttgcgtcttcttgcgcttgaacagataaatacacacaaacctATCAAACTTACTCACATCCTGACTTTGCTTAGGGCCTCCAACATGGTAAACCAACCCCTGGGTAAACTAATATTTACGTTCCCCTTGGACACGTGATGAGTCTGGTGACGGCgacgtcttccactggttgCGTTTGGCCGTGTCGCAGTGGGAAGAAAGGAGCTGGATTCCGTTTAAACAGCTTTGAACATGAAGACTGGAAACGCTGAACTCCTGAAGCACAAGGTTCTTGTCTGGAACCTTTTTTTCCTTCCTGAACAGGAGAGATTTGCAAATTGGCACCTAGCTCAgtgttgtgattggctgttttgtCATAGGTGGCCACAGTATGGCTTCTCTCTGCATGGAACGTATTTGCATAGTTACAACAGTAGCTGAGTTTCCATTACCCTTCAAATTGTGCAAATTGGAAGTtgcgaattgaaaatatgcCCAATGGAAAAATGAgcaaaaactcccatatatcGCAAAAACGTTTTTATGCTCACATGAGGTGGTTTATCCAGTAattcgaaaaaggaatattttgcaaaactgcaatggaagCAGTACGTAGCAAGTCGATCATTATTTAAAGATGGCGCGGTATGTTTGGACAGACGACGAGACAGagttctttattaaactcataaaagacaaaataattacaggaatactggattctaaagaaatgccacaatttatcAAAAACATCAGTTAATGGAAACTGTCATTTAGCAATAGTTTTTTAtcaacatttagaaaatatcacaaaagtttcacacaaatctgtaatggaaactcAGATACTGTATTTAAGTTTTTTCTCTATGCATAATTCACTTTTCAAACCAATTTCAGATTAACTTAGGTCTTTACTTTCACCGTGCATTCATGTATACCTTAAGTAAGTTTGTAAACATTGTTGTGTCACTCATTAACGCAGGGTTTTTCTGCCAGGCCCTCCTTTTTTGTAGATGCACGCACCCACATAAAGAAACTCTCAAACATGACCTTGCTTCCAAAGTCCTAtaggatttatttgaaacacAGTAATTAATTCAGTACTACACCTTCTCAACTTCAACAGCTTTCTCTTTGTGTTCATGATGTGAAGTCTCTAAGTAGCGTCTTATTCTGTAAGAAGCTAATATTTTGAGGCTGCAACACACTGTGTTCTCTGTTCGTTACCCAGCAGTGTAAATCCAGGACGGGATTTGCCTTGTTCTTTTAATCATGCTGCAACAGCTGAAGACTGTCTTCAGTGGCCAGctgcataaactgcttagactagtcttaaaagttagtcatctaaatgttttcttcaagactggtcaaagctttttaaagtcaaacacataaaaaggtagattggtATCATTTGAATTGGAAAAGTAAGATGGATTACCTCTTGgttaactgctagttggtcaaactagttcttaagacacagtctaGTGGCTAAGTTcatgcaactggcccctggaCACGACAAGCGAACGTCGCAAGtccgtaaggatttgagtgagtttgacaagggacacattgtgatggctagacgactagggtcagagcgtctccaaaactgcagctcttcccggtctgcagtggtcagcatctatcaaaagtgctccaaggaaggaacagtggtgaaccggcgacagggtcattgATGTACGTGGGGAGCGAATGATGTATACAATAACACTTATTTTCCAGTGTTTATTAATGTGAAGTGGCTTTGAAACAATaattattgtataaagtgctgtaGAAATAAATGTGACGACTTTAGAGCAGCAGGAATCACTCAGAGTAACAGACAAAATACAGGAGCAAGATCCATCTTTATTGTTGAACTGGTACCCTTTATACAGACACAAACCATCATATGAAGCTATTCCAGCATTCCTATGATGGCATGCCATCTTAGTCTGCCACATATCACGTAGTTGGCATTTGTTTAACATGTTTTCACTGTAGGAAAGATTATCCTCTAGATATTGGTGGTTGAGATACAGAAGCATCTAATCTCATTCCTCCCTCACCACATGGAAAAAAAAGGggaaataaactgtaaaactgacaTGTGTTAGCTGTCGTTCAGTTGAAAAAAGTGCaaacagacataaaaaaaaagaagaaagtacACACAGAGGGTTCAGAAGGGTTTCACAGCCTGTTGACTGTATTCATCTAGAGACCGGAGGACAGAAGCAAGAGCAGACGGGAACGGAGCTGATATCTCATGGTCGTGGTGTCGGACTGAAGCCGGATCTGTTTGGATATGGCACACACCTTTTGGTCCACAGACATTTCTCACTGGATCAGTTTTCTCTTTAATCTTTTTTATATACTGTTGCCCATTCCTCTCCTCTTATTTTAAACTGAATGAAGATTATTATATCATGGCAATACTgtgcagagagagagattcaCAGGAAGTAGTCGGGGGTACGGCGAGTGACGTGCGGCTCTCCTCTGCGCGGTGCGGGGTCAAACTGCAGGCTGAAAtcacacaacaacaacacaccAGATCAGACACTTTCATCCGCTGAGCGTTCATGAACTCTGCATCCTCTTCTATCAAGCGTTTCAACTTACAATGAGTACTTCAGGGTGTCATCAAGCTCCATGATGGCTGCCTGATTACCACACCGGTAACAGTAGTTGGGTGCGCTGAAAATCGTTACCACATTGCGATCATGGCACCAGTTGTAGCCCTAGGGGACAAAGAGAGACAAATTAACTGACTGACACAGGTTTAAAAAACCAAATCAAATTTAAGACTTAAAACCTTTCTTAAAGACCTAGGGCCAGTTACATAAAGCTGCtaaacaagaaccaatgaggttcattctcgtgttacacatcacatttgagcttctgcaaggtgaggtttgttctcatgcgTCAAGTACGGTTGAGCTGTTTGTATTCACTGTACATAcgaataaaagtctaaaataaatgtgttcacaatataaagtgattgtgtctcttcagaagaattAAACCGCCACATttcatttggatttattttgttatctctttatgaatgtcTTGAAGTgtcagagttttgggtgaatgtcagtgaagggacagaaatcgctcagatttcattaaaatatcttcatttgtgttccgaagatgagcaaaagtttgtaacaacatgaggggagtaaatgaaagaattttcatttttggcatttttgacATGAGCAGATGAACCCACCTCCATCACTAGCTGGTGAGCTCTAGAGACCAGCGTAAGGCCATTTGCATGGTTGAATGTCTCAGATATGTCCTGCCCAAAAGTGTAGCCTGCACCTCTAGGAGAAATACCCCAACCTCCACGGTCATCCGGATCAGACCACAATAAATCACACATGGGTCCCTGAGGAAAACCAAAGATGAGGAGAGCCATTAGTGCTTGTTTTAGCTCAATTTGATTTTTAAGCTCTATTTTGCCATTTGACTCAAAACTGCACAAGTAAACCACACAATAGCAGTTAAAACAGTCACACTTATGAGGATAAGAAATGACATGATCAGATAAACGATCAATACCTCGTGAGGAACTTCCTGTAAACGATCCAGCGCTCTGATGTGATCAAGAGTGTCTATGGACGGTGACAATCCTCCATGAAGACAGAATATCTACAGAGCAGAAAATAAGATGTCAACTTCACAACAAACTGCTGAAGGGTTTAAAGCtaaagtgtgtcatttctgtcatcaacatatatataaataaaaacaagtcACACACTTGAGCTTCAGCAGAGGGAGAATTGACCTACCTGACCATCTACCAAGGCAGTAAGGGGAAGGTAATCGAAGAGGTCTGTGAAGTATTTCCAAACATTAGCATTGCCGTATTTCCGTAAGCACTCATCATAAAAGCCGTACACTTGTGTGATCTGTCTGCTTTCGTGGTTCCCTCGAAGTATTGTAATGCGTTCACGGTACCTAACCTGGAATTTGAAGACATAACCAATGATTAAAGACGTACCTACTGTTAAAAACCTTTCCAAGTGTCTCAGCAGAATAAAATTAAGCAgcataataatgatttaaacatttttatttgaccaTCAACCTTCATTGAGACTAATTTTACAGACCACCCTTGTCTCGTGACTCCAGTATGAGTTCAGACTGCACAGCTAACACCAACACAACTTCCGATTACAATCCCATTCTGAGGcagaaatatattatttgtagATGTAATGCTATAGGGCTACGCATGCTAACCACTGCCATGATAAACTAAAAATACCAGTGATCACCAACCATCGCCGGTTAGCAGTGGGTTGAGTGGCTAGAGTTAATAGACCTTTTGGGAGCAGACGTCTAAATTTCATCACTGCAGTTGAGCGCATTGTAGTGGCAGAAAAACAGTGGTAACAATGgaggaaaatgtgcaaaatccaTGTCCTTCTAGTGCCTTTGGATGTCAGAATCGGAATGCAAAAAAGATAGTCTTCATTTTTGTAGAATACCGTCatcaaatgaaattaaatggacATTAAACGGACAGACTGAACTGATGAAACCTGCGATGATTAGTCTattattaaagcatgaatttgatgtagAAAATAGATCTAAATAATATCTACATATGTGGTTCATAGGTGGCATAatcagggctcgacaataaggtcTGCCtgatggcccggggccagtgtgaGCGATGCTCAGGACAGTTGACAGAACggtcacttgcccgatcgggccaCTGTTGTAGGGTGTGCGAtatatatcgtctatgatatcgtaattgttgatttaacaaTCTGACATAATCTAGTATgtcccatatttacaaaaacacacacattgagTGCACGCATACACTACGTGATGTGGTCTATTAGGTTAGATTAGTGCGCGTGCATATTTAGAGTGCAcgatttcactgcgtgatttagtctACTAAAATGCCTTTAGAATAccccagaattcaagataaggggcaaaaattttatatgtatataatttaatatagttaaccaatattacacGAAGAGCGCCATTTTTCTCCAAATACaagcatgattacaaatgtgatattgattttatacaacgtaCAGTTTAATTAACAAgcagtttatattaattaacttactttttagacaccaaatcgcctgttttgctctatttcgccgacgaaaatagttccaaacaaagtccaCAGAATTGCTTTGTGTCTCTGAggaacacttcctgaatgaatcagccgtttgaatgaatcagttgaatatcaatgactcgctcattaagtgattcgctgccacctactggcgggtttaatttcacatttaaagtatcttttcattttataaataatttcattatttaatgttttatattttcaacatttcaaaacattatttatgcatctgtaaccgctcttgactgattaacttatgaagtttaatctaattttatagtacattatattacaatttctgtacctgaaaatggGCTGTTCAAGCCTACGTAAAAAACCTGAAAAGTACTGTTTATTACATTTGTGCTATtacttgtaatttgattatttgttgctattttattaattaatgtttacttgtctaacaatatttaaaatttgagttaatctaggtgtcataaccttatttattatttataggcccattttcttttcttttactttatacattttttttgcggggccagtgaaaattttggcagggcaaatttgaaccactggcccaaCCGGGCCAgcagaaaaaatccttagcgttgaaCCCTGATAATGTATTCGCCCtacagttacagcatgaaataatacttaaaatgaTAACATttatctctcacaattctgacttttctcgcaaCTGTGAATTTATATCTTCTAATTCAGACTTTACAACTTGTAATTGGTAGTTTATaccacaattctgaggaaaaaaagtaaattgcaggatataaacatacaattctgaggggaaaatgGCAGAATATCATATGATTTTTCGTCTCAGATTTGAGATATATATactcaattgtgagaaaaaaaaaaaaaaagttagaattgtgagatgtaaagtttgtttttattcttttactCTGTGGCTTCCATAGACTGCTACTGCAGAACTGCCATTTTCTGCCTCaggtaggctccgcccacaacACGCATcatcgctgtttgcaaacaccCAAATGGTCTATTATAGCCTGTCAGTTGTGCAAACACACAATGCTGGAGGCGCGTCTGTGTTCTCCTCTATGCGTCCATCTTCAGCATGTCCTGTCTCTGTTCTGTGTTAACatcctgtttacagactttgtAATGTTTCCACACCAATGACATtttgggaaatgattgcaaTGCAGTTTGTGTGCAAGTCCGGAATAGAGAATAGAggtcaaaataaaactaaagactgaTTTATGGCCAGTCGACTGGTGCATCTCTAGCATCAAGCGGTCAGGTTTAAACCGAACAAAAAGACACTGGCATGAATTTTGGATgtaagcaaataaataattatctatacagtgtttttgagaattGATACAGTGTCTGCAAATATAATATTGCGATATTCATgtgtatcgatattttcttacacccctatTGTATTGCGTGTATTGTTTTGTGTCTGCTACATGCTGTAAATCTCATTTTGGTTATGTTGGTAAATGTATTCAGTTTAGAGTTATAGTGGGTAAAATGAATAACCTTAAATACTCATAAATGGACAATTTATGATAGTTTAAAGTGCCACTATTATGCTTTTTGGGATATTCCTTTTCATGCAGTGTTATAAAGCGGTTTGTGAAGGTAAAAGATCTGCAAAGTCATAGATCAAAGttcagataaatggagttattgtctcctaaaagagagaagtgattctgaactgctgaaacgag is a window encoding:
- the ppp2cab gene encoding serine/threonine-protein phosphatase 2A catalytic subunit alpha isoform, coding for MDEKAFTKELDQWIEQLNECKQLSESQVKSLCEKAKEILTKESNVQEVRCPVTVCGDVHGQFHDLMELFRIGGKSPDTNYLFMGDYVDRGYYSVETVTLLVALKVRYRERITILRGNHESRQITQVYGFYDECLRKYGNANVWKYFTDLFDYLPLTALVDGQIFCLHGGLSPSIDTLDHIRALDRLQEVPHEGPMCDLLWSDPDDRGGWGISPRGAGYTFGQDISETFNHANGLTLVSRAHQLVMEGYNWCHDRNVVTIFSAPNYCYRCGNQAAIMELDDTLKYSFLQFDPAPRRGEPHVTRRTPDYFL